GTTCGATCTGGTGCCGCGCATAATGTCGGACAAGGAATGGACGAAACTGTCCATTGGCATCGACCAGCGGGTGCGCGCGATCAACGCCTTCCTGCACGATATCTACAACCGTCAGGAAATCCTGCGTGCCGGGGTTATTCCGTACGACCTCATTGCGCAAAACGATGCGTTCTTGCCAGAAATGATCGACTTCAGCCCGCCGGGCGATGTCTATACTCATATCGTCGGCACCGATATCGTGCGTACCGGCGAAGATGATTTTTTTGTACTCGAAGACAACGCGCGCACGCCCTCGGGTGTCAGCTACATGCTGGAAAACCGTGAAACCATGCTGCAGATGTTCCCCGAGCTCTTCAGCCGGATCAGGGTGCAGGGCGTCAGCGATTACCCCAAATCCTTGCGTGCCTCGCTTGAGGCCTCTGCGCCCGCAAACTGCGACGGGCGCCCATGTGTCGTGGTTCTGACGCCGGGGATCCACAACTCTGCCTACTATGAGCATAGCTTTCTCGCCGACCAGATGGGCGTCGAGTTGGTTGAAGGCCATGATCTCAGGGTTGTCGATGGTCGAATCGCGATGCGCACGACATGCGGTTACAAGGTGATCGACGTGATCTATCGCCGGGTCGACGATGAGTTTCTTGATCCTCTTACGTTCAATCCGGAATCGATGCTGGGTGTTCCAGGGATCATGGATATCTATCGTGCGGGCCACATCACCATCGCCAATGCACCTGGTACCGGCGTCGCCGATGACAAGGCGGTCTACAGTTACATGCCCGCGATCGTCGAGTTTTACACTGGCGAGAAGGCGATCTTGAAGAACGTTGAAACGCATCGCTGTGCCGAGCCCGAGGCACTCAAATACGTGCTCGACAACCTCGCTGATCTGGTGGTCAAGGAGGTGCATGGCTCGGGCGGCTATGGCATGCTCGTCGGTCCCGCAGCAAGCAAGAGCGAAATCGCCGCTTTCGCCACCAAGCTCAAGGAACGTCCGGGAAACTATATCGCCCAGCCGACCTTGTCGCTCTCGACAGTGCCGATCTTTACCGAAGCCGGCCTTGCACCGCGCCATGTCGATCTGCGCCCCTTCGCGCTGGTTTCGCCCAATGGGGTCGAAATCACACCGGGCGGGCTTACCCGCGTGGCGCTGACCGAAGGCAGCCTCGTGGTCAATTCAAGCCAGGGCGGCGGAACCAAGGACACATGGGTGTTGAAAGGCTGACATGCTGGGAAAAACCGCAGGTGGACTTTACTGGATGTTTCGCTTTCTTGAGCGGGCAGAGAATACCGCGCGCCTTATAGAAGCTGGGTTTCGCATGGCGCTTACCCGTTCGACCGACCCGGAAAGCGAATGGAAATCGGTCATCGTCACCTCGGCGGCGCAATCGGCCTATGAGGCCAAACATTCAAGCTATGACAGTAGCCATGTCACAGATTTCCTGCTGCGCGACGCTAATAATCCAAGTTCGGTCCTGTCGGTCATCAAGGCGGCGCGCGATGATGCACGCCTGGTGCGCACCGCGCTCACGTCAGAAGTCTGGTCGGCGGTGAACGAAACATGGATGCTCCTGAAGGACGTGCTGAGCGCGCCGATCCCGGAAACCGATCTGCCCGAGGTTCTTGCCACCATCCGCCACCAATCCGCGCTGGTGCGCGGTGCGATGCACGGAACGATGCTGCGCACAGACTCGTATGATTTCTGCCGTCTGGGGACATTGATCGAGCGCGCCGATAGTAGCGCCCGGATCATCGACGTAAAATACTATGCGTTGTTGCCGTCGCCCGCACTGGTAGGTAGCCGGATGGACAATATTCAGTGGGAAACGATCCTGCGTTCGGTCTCTGCCTATCGCTCTTATCGCGGGGCGGTTGATGGCGGATATACCCCGACAGGTATCGCCAGTTTCCTGATTCTGGATCGACGCATGCCGCGCTCACTGGCGTTCTGCGCGTCGGGCCTTGTTGAATATCTGACCTACCTTGCGGAAGAATACGACGACAAACGGCCCTGCCTCGCGCAGGCAGAGGCGCTCAATGCGCGGCTTAAGGGGCGCGATATCGGGTCGATCTTCGAAGAAGGTCTGCACGAATTTATCGGCTCGTTACTGCGCGATATAGCGAGCCTCGGTCAACAGATCGAACAGGATTACAGGTTCAACAGATAGATGCAGCTTCGGATCAAACATACGACGCAATATGACTATGACGTGCCCGTCGATTACGCGCTGCAAAAGGTAAGACTGCGCCCTCTGCCGTCCGAGTTGCAAGAGATCGAGGATTGGCAGATCGAAATCGAAGGCGGCAAGATCGAAACCAGCTATCGCGATCATTACGGCAACCACGTTGATCTTGTCAGCGCCGATATCGGCACGAGAAAGCTGATCATCAGGGCGCACGGCACGGTCAACACGCGTGATTCAGCCGGTGTTCTCGGGATGGTCTATGGCCGCGCACCGCTCTGGTATTTCGCACAGCCGACGGCTCTGACCAGACCGGGAAAGCGTATCGAAAAACTGGCCAACACTGTGGCGCGCGCCGACAGCTTACTCAACGGATTGCATGAACTCTCGGCGGCGGTGATCGAGGCGGTACCCTACGGCACAGGCCATACCGACACCAGCATCACAGCCGAGGGCGCGGTCGAGATCGGGCGCGGCGTCTGTCAGGATCACGCCAACATCTTTATTTCTGCGTCCCGTCTCGCAGGGTTGCCCGCGCGCTATGTCAGTGGCTACCTGATGATGAACGACAGGGTTGATCAGGATGCCAGCCATGCCTGGGCCGAGGTGCATGTCGATGGGCTGGGCTGGGTCGGTTTTGATGTATCCAACGGTGTCGCACCTGACGAACGCTATGCGCGCATCGCGATCGGGCGCGATGCCCATGATGCCGCGCCGATCTCGGGACTGCGTCATGGTGTGGCGGTTGAGTCGATGATTGTATCTTTGCAGGTCCAGCAGTAAATCAGTGATAGGGAATACCTCCCTGGGAACGACTCGGATGACCTATTGTGTCGGGATGCGGCTCAACACCGGCCTCGTGTTCATGGCAGACACCCGGACCAATGCCGGTGTCGACAATTTTTCGACAAGCCGCAAGATGTTCAGCTGGTCAGTGCCCGGTGAACGCGCCATCACGATCATGACGGCGGGCAATCTGGCCACGACGCAAGCGATGATCAGCCTGCTTGAGGAACGCTCGCAGGCGGTCGAGGATCGCGACCCCGGCATCCTCAATCAACCGTCGATGTTTCAGGTAGCGCGCCTGGTGGGGGCGACTCTGAAGGAAGTGATCGCCTATTCCAGCCCCACGGGCCAGACCTCGGACGATCAATTCAGCGCGTCTGTCATTGTCGGCGGTCAGATCAAGGGCGGAAAGCCAACCATCTTTCTTGTCTATCCGCAGGGCAACTTCATCGAGATCACAGACGACACGCCGTTTTTTCAGATCGGCGAGACGAAATACGGCAAACCGATCCTCGTGCGCGCCTATGATCCCGATCTGAGCTTTCCCGAAGCCCTGCGGTTGCTGTTGGTCTCGTTTGACTCAACGGTTAAGTCGAACCTTTCGGTCGGCTTGCCATTCGATGTGCATGTGTATGAAAATGATTGCTTTTCTACTGATCGGCAGGGGCGAATCGAAGCTCAAGACGCAGTTTACCATTCTATCGCATCGGGCTGGGGCGATGCGTTGAAAGCGGCCTTGGACAAGCTGCCCACCTATGACATCTAGTCAGGTCGGATAGGGGCGGCGTCAGGCTTCGGACTTGATCGTGCGCAGCACCACGTTGGTCTGAGCGCTGGCCACGGCGGGCATGTCATAGAGAAATCCGTCGAGAAATCTGTTATACGCCGCCAGATCGGCGCATTGCACGAAAAGATGGCAATCTGACTGCCCGGTGGTGGCGTAACATTCGCGCACCTCTGGTTTGGCGCGTACCGCCTTGTAGAAGGCTTCGATTTCGGGGCGCCTGTGCCGGGCCAGGTGGACATGAACGATGGCCTTGAACGCAAGCCCAAGTGCCGCGTCATCGGTCACGATGCTGAACTTGCGGATCACGCCTCGTTTTTCGAGCGCGCTGATCCGCCGCCAACACGTCGAGGTCGAAAGCCCAACCTTTTCGGCAAGAACAGCGACTGACACGCGGCTGTCTTCCTTGAGAAGCGTAATGATCTGAGAATCGACCGCGTCGAGTGCAGGCATGAAATGGTTTCCCGGAATGGCAGCCGTTTTGAAAATATTTGCCAGATTTGCAGATATTCATCCGACATCTGACCGTATTTTTCAAGGCTCTTGATCTATACTGAGCGCTGAATTCAAGGAGCCCGCGATGTCGACCCCAAAACCTGCATTTGAGACCTACAAGCTGACTGATCGGTATGCGCGCACAGATGGGCGAGTGTTTTTGACCGGTACACAGGCCCTTGTCCGCATCATCTTTGATCAGGCGCGCCGTGACCGTGCGGCGGGGCTGAACACTGCCGGTTTTGTTTCAGGTTATCGCGGGTCGCCTCTGGGCGGGGTAGATCTCGAACTCTGGCGCAGCCGCGATCAACTTGAAAAGAACAAGATTGAATTCCTCCCTGCAGTCAATGAAGACCTTGGTGCCACGGTCGTATTGGGGGCGCAACAGGCCGCTCTCGATCCTGCTTGCGAGGTCGAGGGTGTCTTCTCGATGTGGTATGGCAAGGGGCCGGGAGTGGATCGCTCGGGCGATGCCCTGAAACACGGTAATGCCTATGGCTCGTCGCCCAATGGCGGCGTGTTGGTGGTTGCGGGAGATGATCACGGCTGTGTGTCGTCGTCGATGCCGCACCAGAGCGACGTCGCTTTCATGGCGTGGTTCATGCCGACGCTCAACCCGGCGAGCATCGCCGAATATCTCATGTTCGGCGAATACGGGCTGGCGTTGTCGCGCTTCAGCGGCGCTTGGGTAGGGTTCAAGGCAATTTCCGAAACGGTCGAGGCCGGGCAATCGGTCGAATTGCTGCCTTCGCGTGTGTTTGCCACGCCTGACTATACCTATCCCAAGGGTGGTCTGCATGTGCGCCGCGCCGATCTGCCCAGTGTCGAGATCGAAACCCGTATCGGTCACAAGCTCGACGCGGTAGAAGCCTTTGTCGAGGCAAATCCGATTGATCGGCGCATCTATGACATTTCCGACGCCACCTTCGGTATCGTCACCACCGGCAAGGGCCATCTTGATCTGATGGAGGCGCTGCGCCTGCTGGGTCTGAACGAAGCGAAATGCCGGACACTTGGCATCGACATTTACAAGGTCGGCATGGTCTGGCCGCTGGCGCGCCGCGATGCGTTGGCTTTTGTGAGCGGCAAGAAGGAAGTGCTGGTCGTCGAAGAGAAACGCGGCATCATCGAGAGCCAGTTCAAAGAGTATTTCTATGACTGGCCCGGTGCCAAGCCCGAACGGATGGTGGGCAAGCATCGCGCCATTGGCGAGCCGCTGATCCCTTGGACAGGCGAACTCTCTCCCTTGATCTTGGCGCCGATTGTCGCTGATCGGCTCGATGCGTTCTTTCCGGGCGAGAACTTGCCCGAGAAGGCCCGCGCGCTCACCGAAACACCACCCCCAGTTCTCAGCCTGCCCGGCGCTACCCGCACGCCTTATTTCTGCTCGGGGTGCCCGCACAACAGCTCGACCAAACTGCCCGATGGCAGTACGGCGGGTTCGGGCATCGGGTGTCACGTCATGGCAAGCTGGATGGATCGCAACACCGACGGCTATGCCCAGATGGGTGGAGAAGGGGTGCCTTGGGTTGGCGCATCGCGCTTTTGTGGGGGTCATCACAAGTTCCAGAACCTCGGCGAAGGCACTTGGTATCATTCCGGTTCACTCGCCATCCGTCAGGCCGTCGCCGCAAACACCAACATCACCTACAAGATCCTCTACAACGATGCCGTTGCGATGACCGGCGGTCAGCCCGTAGATGGCCCCGTCAGCGTGGCCGGTATCGCCCAGACCTGCCGGGGTGAGGGGGTGCAGCGCATTGCTCTGGTTTCGGATGATCCGGGCAAATTCAACCGCTCCGACTTCCCGGCCGGGACAACCTTCACTCACCGCGATGCGCTCGATACCGTGCAGCGCGAATTGCGCGAAATTCCTGGCGTCACAGTGCTGATCTACGAGCAAACCTGCGCCACCGAAAAGCGACGCCGCCGCAAGCGTGGCACGCTGGAAGACCCGAAGAAATTCGCGGTGATAAATGATCTTGTCTGCGAAGGTTGCGGCGATTGTTCGGTCGAGAGCAATTGCCTGAGCGTCGAGCCGAAAGAGACCGAATTCGGACGCAAACGCAAGATCAACCTCAATACCTGCAACAAGGATTTCACCTGTGTGAATGGTTTCTGTCCCAGCTTTGTGACTATCGAAGGCGCCACCCGGCGCAAGCGTGATATGGCGGATATCGACGTGGCCGGGTTGATCGAAGCGCTGCCATTGCCCGACCTGCCCACACTCGATACGCCCTACGATCTGCTGGTCGCGGGGGTTGGCGGCACCGGCGTGGTGACGTTGGGCGCGCTCGTCACCATGGCGGCGCATCTCGAAGGCAAAGGGTCGAGTGTGCTCGACTTCACCGGGTTCGCGCAGAAATTCGGCACCGTGCTGGGCTATGTCCGGCTCGCCGATACACCCGATGCGATCAACCAGGTGCGGATCGAAGCGCGCGGTGCCGAGGCGGTGATTGCTTGTGATGCGGTGGTGGCTTCGGCCCCCAAGGCCTCACTGCATTACCGCAAGGGAACCCAAGTGGTGCTCAACCGCGCCGAAATGCCCACCGGTGATCTGGTCTTGCATCGCGATGCCGATCTCAGGGTCGACGAACGCGAAGCCCTGATCCGCAAGACCGTTGGCACGAACCATGTCACGGCCTTCGATGCCAACCGGATTTCCGAAACCTTGATGGGCGACAGCGTTTTCGCCAATATCATCCTTTTGGGCGCGGCGTGGCAACGCGGCATGGTCCCGGTAAGCGTATTGGCGATGAAACAGGCGATCTTGCTGAATGGCGTTGCCGTCGAAAAGAACGCCCGTGCGTTTGATCTGGGCCGCGTGCTGGCAGGCAACCCCGAGGCATTGATGACCTACATGCGTGATGAGGCCCCCAAGGCGCAGACGCTTGAGGAATTGATTGATCGGCGCGCCGAATTCCTCACCGGCTATCAGGATTCTGCCTATGCCACGCGCTATCGCGACTCATTGTCGGCTTTCCAAGGAGAATTGCCCGAACCGTTGCAAGAAACTGCCCTGATGCTTGCCGCAAAATCGCTCTTCAAATTGATGGCCATCAAGGATGAATACGAGGTTGCACGCCTCCACAGCGAGATGGGTTTTGGCGAACAGCTGGCACGAGAATTCGAAGGTGACTTCAAGGTGAGGTATCACCTCTCGCCGCCGTTGCTTCCGCTTGGAAAAGACACTCGTGGCCGTCCAAAGAAGCGTGAGTTTGGTCCATGGATGTCCCCTGTTTTGCGCTTCCTTGCACGCAGGAAAGGGCTGCGCGGCACAGCTCTTGACCCGTTTCGCTTCTCCGCTGATCGCAAGCTGGATCGGGAACTGCTGACATGGTTCGAAGGGGTTTTGAGCCGCGTGGTCGAGTGTGCGACGTCACTGTCACCTGAAACCATTCAAGCAATCCTTGCAGCCCCGATGGACATCCGGGGCTATGGTCCGGTGCGCGAAAAGGCGGCGGAGGAGGTGTGCGCCCGCGTTGAAACACTGTTGCAATCCGTCTGAGCCGGGCAAGGGCCTCGGCTCAGTTCAGATCCTGCAACAACCGTCCGTGCTTGCGGGTCTGGCACACCACCTCGCCAAAACTCCCAAATCCGCGCGAACTTAGCATGGGAAGCATTTTGCACAGCACCTCGGCCGTGGCTTGTGCGTCGCCAAGAGCCGTGTGGCGCAGCGCGGGCGGAATACTCACCCCCAGCCTTTCGCAAAGCGCATCAAGCGTATGCGTTTCACTCGCTCCAAACAGCACGGCAGAGAGTAGCACCGTGTCGAGGATAGGATGATCCCAGGTAAGCCCCGATGCTGCCCCGTGTCGGCGCAAGAACGCCATGTCAAAGGGCGCATTATGCGCAACAATAACGGACTCTCGTGCAAAGGCATGAAAACGCCGCCCGGCTGTGTGAATATCTGGCGCATCCGCAACCATCGCGTCGCTCACCCCATGCACCTTGGTCGAAGCGGGGGGGATTTTCATGCCCGGATTGACCAACTGGTCGATCACTTCGCCCCGCACGATCTTGCCATTGACCACGCGCACCGCGCCAATCTGCACGATCTCGTCTCGGTTGGGTTGCAACCCGGTCGTTTCGGTATCAAACACCACAAAGGTCAGCGCCGCGATAGGCCGGTTTTCAAGTTCAGGCTGCACCTCCTGAGCCATCAGATCAAAATCATAGATCAACGGGCGCGCGGCGTCGGGCGGGATCAGCGCGTGCGTATCGTCAATCACGATCATGTAACCCGGCGCATGCCCCAAGGGTTTCAGCCGCGCCTCAAAGCTCAGGTTGCCCTCGGTTCCGCGGGCCTCAAACCGCACTTCGGCGCGGGTTTGCATCAGTTCTGCGTGGGCGCTCAGAAGCTCTTCCTCGCGCAGATAATCAAAAATCGAAGCGTTGAGCCGTGGCACATGCACCTGACCCAGAACAGCCGCTGCCTGACCATCATAGAGCACGATTTGATGGTTCGGGCTGATCACCACCATGGCCACGGGAATCTCGGTGAGAAGCGCCGTCAGACGATCTTTATCCGCTGCCAACTTTGCGGTCTGGCTTGCGACCACTTCTGCGGCCTCCATCGTTGATTGCGACAGCTGCCCACTGACCGCCTCTGCCGCCGGAGCAAGATCGCCGAGGTATCGCGCCTGATGCGCATTCAGCGAAATATTGACCCCAGCATGAGCACGACTGCGCATGCTCGCGGCCAGACGTTCGATTGGCTTGGCGACATTTTCATCAAACAAAAGCCAGACCCCCGCGGACACCGCGATCAGCCCGAAACCCGATAAAATTGCTGCAAAGAGAAACGCCGAAGCTTCCGCGCCGGTCTCCATCCGACGATAACCGACCAACAGCGCAAGGCCGACAATCACAATTCCCGACACGGCGATGAAGAGAAAGAACAGGAAAACACGAAGCCGCAGGCTGAGTCGGGCAAACATCAACCCGCTCCGCAGATTGCGACAAGGATAGGATCGTCCCCGGCGACCGGCACCCATTCGATTCCGGCGATTTGACCATCCGTGCCAAACGCGACGCCATCGGTCAGTGCCGCGCGCCGCGTGCCCTGGCAATCGGCCAATACGGGAAACCTGTGCACCGGCGCCCACCGTCCGAACAGATACACATCGGCGAGTTTCCAACCGGGCTGCGCGGCGTGGGTCTTAAGCGACCCGGCATTGATCGCGGCAAAGCGTTCGACATAGGGGCGCACGTAAGTCCAGGGACGATAGAGCGCCTTGTTCTCCACCGTCTCGGCGATGATGAACCCCTCGGGCAGATTGACCTTGGTGCGTGGAAACCAGCCATATTCGTTGACGATCGTAACAGTGAGCATGGCCCCAGCGGCCGCCACCGGCAAAAACCATTTCGCGATGCGCCCGCCCACAAGCTTGTTGATCAACATCACCACGCCCGCAGCAGCAATCCCGGCCACAATCGTGGCGACCAATTCGAAAAACATGGCATTCCTCCCATTATCGCCCCATCGCCACCCGATCCTCCCGGGGTGCCGGTGGGAACTGGTCTAACTCAACATCCCGCGCCCGTGGCCGATGGCTGATTGCATGGTCTTTACCACCACAAAGGCGTCACGCAGATGGCTGCGCTCAAAATCCGACAGATCGCTGGGATTGAGAAAATTGTCCGGCGCCGCTCCGGCTTTGATCCGTCGCGCCTGGTGCAATAGCCGAGTCTCCGCGATCAGATCATACGCGTCAAGCAGATCGCTTGCTCCCGACTTCGAGAGTTGTCCTTTCTCACGCGCTTCTTCCAGCCGCGCACGCGTGTTGACCGGCACAAGCTGCCCCTGCAAGGCGTAAATCCGGGCCAGATCGACAATCGGGACCACGCCGTTGTGTTTCATGTCTATCGCGCGCCGGTGCTCGCCCGAGCGGATCGTCGCCAGCCCGCGCAACAACCCCAGCGGTGGCGCATGTTTCAAGGAATTGCTCACCATATGGGCGACAAAGATCGAGTTCTCGCTGGCCGCTTTCAGCGTTTCGCTCTGCAGATCCGCAAAAAGCGCCGCATCCCCGCCGATCGGGCGCAAATCAAACATTACCGAAGAGAGCATTTGCGCTTCCGGGTCCGGCTTGCGGATCCAACCTGCGAAATAGCTTTTCCAGACGCGCATTGGCTGACACCAGCGTGGATTGGTCGCCATCATGTCACCCGGGCAATAGACGTAACCGCAGGTATCAAGCCCATCGCTGACGAACTTTGCCAAATCGGCAAAATAGCCCGTCCTTTGGGCGTCGCTCACGCCATCGTCGAGAAACAGGCAATTGTCCTGATCCGACACACCGGTTTGTTCTTGCCGTCCTTGGCTGCCACAAGCGAGCCACAGATAGGGAACTGGTGGTGGTCCCAGCTTGGCCTCGGCCAGTGTCAGAAGGCGCCGCGTGGCGGTATCGGCGATGTCGGTGATCAGACGTGTAACAACTTCGTGGCGGTTGCCGCCTGCCACCAATTGCACCAGAAGCTGCGGAATACGCGCGGTGACCGTTGCCATGGCCTCTGCGGTTTCGGCATGGGCGATCTCGCTGACCAATTCGGCCGAACTGACGGCCTGAAACCGGGTCAGATCTGTCTGCGTGACGATCCCCACCAACCGTCCCGCCTCGACAATCGGTACATGCCCGATGCGACGCTCCATCATCAGATGCAGCACATCCGAGCCGATAGCAGAAGGAGCCAGCGTGATCGGGTCGGCGGTCATCACCTCTGAAACGGGCGTATCCATCGCCATCGCTTCGGCCAAAACCTTACCCGAAAGATCGCGGGTCGTAACGATGCCGATCAGCGTTTTTTTCGGCGCGATCACGCAGAGCGAAGAAACCCGCTTGT
This window of the Rhodobacteraceae bacterium LMO-JJ12 genome carries:
- a CDS encoding indolepyruvate ferredoxin oxidoreductase family protein; translated protein: MSTPKPAFETYKLTDRYARTDGRVFLTGTQALVRIIFDQARRDRAAGLNTAGFVSGYRGSPLGGVDLELWRSRDQLEKNKIEFLPAVNEDLGATVVLGAQQAALDPACEVEGVFSMWYGKGPGVDRSGDALKHGNAYGSSPNGGVLVVAGDDHGCVSSSMPHQSDVAFMAWFMPTLNPASIAEYLMFGEYGLALSRFSGAWVGFKAISETVEAGQSVELLPSRVFATPDYTYPKGGLHVRRADLPSVEIETRIGHKLDAVEAFVEANPIDRRIYDISDATFGIVTTGKGHLDLMEALRLLGLNEAKCRTLGIDIYKVGMVWPLARRDALAFVSGKKEVLVVEEKRGIIESQFKEYFYDWPGAKPERMVGKHRAIGEPLIPWTGELSPLILAPIVADRLDAFFPGENLPEKARALTETPPPVLSLPGATRTPYFCSGCPHNSSTKLPDGSTAGSGIGCHVMASWMDRNTDGYAQMGGEGVPWVGASRFCGGHHKFQNLGEGTWYHSGSLAIRQAVAANTNITYKILYNDAVAMTGGQPVDGPVSVAGIAQTCRGEGVQRIALVSDDPGKFNRSDFPAGTTFTHRDALDTVQRELREIPGVTVLIYEQTCATEKRRRRKRGTLEDPKKFAVINDLVCEGCGDCSVESNCLSVEPKETEFGRKRKINLNTCNKDFTCVNGFCPSFVTIEGATRRKRDMADIDVAGLIEALPLPDLPTLDTPYDLLVAGVGGTGVVTLGALVTMAAHLEGKGSSVLDFTGFAQKFGTVLGYVRLADTPDAINQVRIEARGAEAVIACDAVVASAPKASLHYRKGTQVVLNRAEMPTGDLVLHRDADLRVDEREALIRKTVGTNHVTAFDANRISETLMGDSVFANIILLGAAWQRGMVPVSVLAMKQAILLNGVAVEKNARAFDLGRVLAGNPEALMTYMRDEAPKAQTLEELIDRRAEFLTGYQDSAYATRYRDSLSAFQGELPEPLQETALMLAAKSLFKLMAIKDEYEVARLHSEMGFGEQLAREFEGDFKVRYHLSPPLLPLGKDTRGRPKKREFGPWMSPVLRFLARRKGLRGTALDPFRFSADRKLDRELLTWFEGVLSRVVECATSLSPETIQAILAAPMDIRGYGPVREKAAEEVCARVETLLQSV
- a CDS encoding circularly permuted type 2 ATP-grasp protein; its protein translation is MSAKQKHFSEMTSETGVRHPYGEYETWFSAQNTDRLARKSQEAEAFFRRTGITFNVYGQADAEERLIPFDLVPRIMSDKEWTKLSIGIDQRVRAINAFLHDIYNRQEILRAGVIPYDLIAQNDAFLPEMIDFSPPGDVYTHIVGTDIVRTGEDDFFVLEDNARTPSGVSYMLENRETMLQMFPELFSRIRVQGVSDYPKSLRASLEASAPANCDGRPCVVVLTPGIHNSAYYEHSFLADQMGVELVEGHDLRVVDGRIAMRTTCGYKVIDVIYRRVDDEFLDPLTFNPESMLGVPGIMDIYRAGHITIANAPGTGVADDKAVYSYMPAIVEFYTGEKAILKNVETHRCAEPEALKYVLDNLADLVVKEVHGSGGYGMLVGPAASKSEIAAFATKLKERPGNYIAQPTLSLSTVPIFTEAGLAPRHVDLRPFALVSPNGVEITPGGLTRVALTEGSLVVNSSQGGGTKDTWVLKG
- a CDS encoding DUF294 nucleotidyltransferase-like domain-containing protein; protein product: MPLTHEQILNFLKSVHPYDALPLDALLELVPQFDVWKVARDFAVYDFGEKLPGLFLIYEGAVEIRDENDEVVSHLGLRNSFGERGLMRDGIAMTSARADENSILLVLPPDAFHAMLAAQAPAARFFDRARSPRPRGNDLATSRVETLMAGDPITCKPETTVQQAARKMRDKRVSSLCVIAPKKTLIGIVTTRDLSGKVLAEAMAMDTPVSEVMTADPITLAPSAIGSDVLHLMMERRIGHVPIVEAGRLVGIVTQTDLTRFQAVSSAELVSEIAHAETAEAMATVTARIPQLLVQLVAGGNRHEVVTRLITDIADTATRRLLTLAEAKLGPPPVPYLWLACGSQGRQEQTGVSDQDNCLFLDDGVSDAQRTGYFADLAKFVSDGLDTCGYVYCPGDMMATNPRWCQPMRVWKSYFAGWIRKPDPEAQMLSSVMFDLRPIGGDAALFADLQSETLKAASENSIFVAHMVSNSLKHAPPLGLLRGLATIRSGEHRRAIDMKHNGVVPIVDLARIYALQGQLVPVNTRARLEEAREKGQLSKSGASDLLDAYDLIAETRLLHQARRIKAGAAPDNFLNPSDLSDFERSHLRDAFVVVKTMQSAIGHGRGMLS
- a CDS encoding alpha-E domain-containing protein, which produces MLGKTAGGLYWMFRFLERAENTARLIEAGFRMALTRSTDPESEWKSVIVTSAAQSAYEAKHSSYDSSHVTDFLLRDANNPSSVLSVIKAARDDARLVRTALTSEVWSAVNETWMLLKDVLSAPIPETDLPEVLATIRHQSALVRGAMHGTMLRTDSYDFCRLGTLIERADSSARIIDVKYYALLPSPALVGSRMDNIQWETILRSVSAYRSYRGAVDGGYTPTGIASFLILDRRMPRSLAFCASGLVEYLTYLAEEYDDKRPCLAQAEALNARLKGRDIGSIFEEGLHEFIGSLLRDIASLGQQIEQDYRFNR
- a CDS encoding Lrp/AsnC family transcriptional regulator; its protein translation is MPALDAVDSQIITLLKEDSRVSVAVLAEKVGLSTSTCWRRISALEKRGVIRKFSIVTDDAALGLAFKAIVHVHLARHRRPEIEAFYKAVRAKPEVRECYATTGQSDCHLFVQCADLAAYNRFLDGFLYDMPAVASAQTNVVLRTIKSEA
- a CDS encoding peptidase, producing the protein MTYCVGMRLNTGLVFMADTRTNAGVDNFSTSRKMFSWSVPGERAITIMTAGNLATTQAMISLLEERSQAVEDRDPGILNQPSMFQVARLVGATLKEVIAYSSPTGQTSDDQFSASVIVGGQIKGGKPTIFLVYPQGNFIEITDDTPFFQIGETKYGKPILVRAYDPDLSFPEALRLLLVSFDSTVKSNLSVGLPFDVHVYENDCFSTDRQGRIEAQDAVYHSIASGWGDALKAALDKLPTYDI
- a CDS encoding 3'-5' exonuclease; translated protein: MFARLSLRLRVFLFFLFIAVSGIVIVGLALLVGYRRMETGAEASAFLFAAILSGFGLIAVSAGVWLLFDENVAKPIERLAASMRSRAHAGVNISLNAHQARYLGDLAPAAEAVSGQLSQSTMEAAEVVASQTAKLAADKDRLTALLTEIPVAMVVISPNHQIVLYDGQAAAVLGQVHVPRLNASIFDYLREEELLSAHAELMQTRAEVRFEARGTEGNLSFEARLKPLGHAPGYMIVIDDTHALIPPDAARPLIYDFDLMAQEVQPELENRPIAALTFVVFDTETTGLQPNRDEIVQIGAVRVVNGKIVRGEVIDQLVNPGMKIPPASTKVHGVSDAMVADAPDIHTAGRRFHAFARESVIVAHNAPFDMAFLRRHGAASGLTWDHPILDTVLLSAVLFGASETHTLDALCERLGVSIPPALRHTALGDAQATAEVLCKMLPMLSSRGFGSFGEVVCQTRKHGRLLQDLN
- a CDS encoding transglutaminase family protein — encoded protein: MQLRIKHTTQYDYDVPVDYALQKVRLRPLPSELQEIEDWQIEIEGGKIETSYRDHYGNHVDLVSADIGTRKLIIRAHGTVNTRDSAGVLGMVYGRAPLWYFAQPTALTRPGKRIEKLANTVARADSLLNGLHELSAAVIEAVPYGTGHTDTSITAEGAVEIGRGVCQDHANIFISASRLAGLPARYVSGYLMMNDRVDQDASHAWAEVHVDGLGWVGFDVSNGVAPDERYARIAIGRDAHDAAPISGLRHGVAVESMIVSLQVQQ